One window from the genome of Malus domestica chromosome 01, GDT2T_hap1 encodes:
- the LOC139190656 gene encoding putative glycine-rich cell wall structural protein 1, protein MQLNFFHFTLFLFLLIAAASCSREMSSRKNEETPSSGSGSAHGPNWGYNWGWSATPSGGSGYGSGSGRSPTGFGRGYGYGSGSGGGHGSGSGYGSGGGGARGGGSGSGGGGAHGGSYGSGGGYGSSGGGGGAGGGGGTNNHG, encoded by the coding sequence ATGCAGCTCAACTTTTTTCACTTCAcgctcttcctttttcttttgatcGCTGCAGCTTCTTGCTCTAGGGAAATGTCCTCAAGGAAGAACGAGGAGACCCCAAGTAGCGGTAGCGGTTCGGCACACGGGCCGAACTGGGGATATAATTGGGGGTGGAGTGCGACCCCGAGTGGGGGATCGGGTTATGGGTCGGGATCCGGGAGGTCACCAACTGGATTTGGTAGGGGGTATGGTTATGGGTCTGGTTCTGGGGGTGGACATGGCTCTGGGTCAGGCTATGGTTCCGGGGGTGGTGGAGCTCGTGGCGGAGGCTCTGGGTCTGGGGGTGGCGGAGCTCATGGTGGCAGCTATGGGTCTGGGGGTGGTTATGGAAGTTCGGGCGGTGGTGGTGGAGCTGGTGGCGGTGGAGGGACAAACAACCACGGCTGA
- the LOC103438981 gene encoding cyclin-U4-1: MADQLETSTTSPESMPRMIAFMSSILERVSNSNDLNRRLEPTQKLSVFHSLTTPTISIHSYLQRIFKYADCSPSCFVVAYVYLDRFTQMQPLLPIDSFSVHRLLITSVLVSAKFMDDNYYNNAYYARVGGISTQEMNLLEVDFLFGLGFQMNVTPVTYYTYCTYLQREMLLQYPLQFEDSPVDLARRLKLHCSFDEDESTHQKQLSV, from the exons ATGGCTGATCAGCTCGAGACGTCGACGACGAGCCCAGAATCCATGCCAAGGATGATAGCCTTCATGTCCTCCATCCTCGAGCGGGTTTCCAACTCCAATGACCTGAACCGGCGGTTAGAGCCGACTCAGAAGCTGTCGGTCTTCCACTCCCTGACCACTCCCACCATCTCAATCCACAGCTACCTCCAGAGGATCTTCAAGTACGCCGACTGCAGCCCATCTTGCTTCGTCGTCGCCTACGTATATCTCGACCGTTTCACCCAGATGCAGCCATTGCTGCCCATCGATTCTTTCAGCGTTCACCGCTTGCTCATCACCAGCGTCTTGGTCTCTGCAAAGTTCATGGACGACAA TTACTACAACAATGCATATTATGCCAGAGTTGGAGGGATTAGCACGCAAGAGATGAACCTTCTTGAGGTGGACTTCTTGTTCGGATTAGGGTTCCAAATGAACGTGACGCCGGTGACGTATTACACCTACTGCACTTACCTTCAGAGAGAAATGCTGCTGCAATATCCTCTGCAATTTGAAGATTCTCCTGTGGATTTGGCAAGACGTTTGAAGCTTCACTGCTCATTTGATGAAGATGAATCCACCCATCAAAAGCAGCTTTCAGTTTAA
- the LOC103438972 gene encoding peptide methionine sulfoxide reductase A1-like, with amino-acid sequence MLKSLAAISTTSPLISTATTATAPKFSLCNPFLSLSKLRPKPASNFPQTHRTISFRTPQMNILNKLGFGPKTADPNSESSAIAQGPDDDVPAPGQQFAQFGAGCFWGVELAFQRVPGVTKTEVGYSQGFLHNPSYEDVCSGTTQHSEVVRVQYDPKECNFESLLDLFWSRHDPTTLNRQGGDVGTQYRSGIYFYTPEQEKAARESLEQHQKKVNRKIVTEILPAKKFYRAEEYHQQYLAKGGRFGFSQSAEKGCNDPIRCYG; translated from the exons ATGCTCAAAAGCTTAGCCGCCATCTCCACCACCTCACCACTCATCTCCACCGCCACCACGGCAACAGCCCCCAAATTCTCTCTCTGTAacccctttctttctctctctaagctcCGACCCAAACCCGCCTCCAATTTCCCGCAAACCCACCGGACCATCTCCTTCCGCACCCCCCAAATGAACATCCTCAACAAGCTCGGGTTCGGCCCCAAGACCGCCGACCCCAACTCCGAATCCTCCGCCATCGCCCAGGGTCCCGACGATGACGTTCCGGCTCCGGGTCAGCAGTTCGCGCAGTTCGGAGCTGGGTGCTTCTGGGGTGTCGAGCTGGCGTTTCAGCGAGTGCCCGGCGTGACGAAGACGGAGGTTGGGTACAGCCAGGGGTTTCTGCACAACCCAAGTTACGAGGACGTGTGTTCCGGCACCACCCAGCACTCGGAGGTCGTGAGAGTGCAGTACGACCCTAAAGAGTGCAACTTTGAGAGCCTGCTCGATCTTTTCTGGTCCAGGCACGACCCAACCACGCTCAATCGCCAG GGGGGTGATGTCGGGACACAATACAGATCCGGAATATACTTCTACACACCTGAGCAAGAGAAGGCAGCACGAGAATCTCTGGAACAACACCAGAAGAAAGTGAACCGAAAGATTGTCACAGAGATCCTTCCTGCCAAGAAGTTCTACCGAGCGGAGGAGTACCATCAGCAGTACCTTGCAAAAGGGGGACGTTTTGGTTTTAGTCAATCTGCTGAGAAAGGATGCAATGATCCCATCCGATGCTACGGCTAA
- the LOC103438963 gene encoding mavicyanin, translating to MAKLLQILVCVLLVLGFALTSSATVYTVGDTSGWDISTNLNSWPNDKKFKVGDALSFQYSSSNSVSQVTKESFDVCNTTKVIKKYTGGNTTVTLTKPGDWYFVSGSKLYCLGGMKLVVEVENNQAYAPAGVPEAATGSGQGDLPNPTTKSNTPTSSAFINCGPNAFVLAIFGLIAVTLYMDVTFGDFVFVMKLY from the exons atggcaAAGCTGCTTCAAATTCTAGTTTGTgttcttcttgttcttggaTTTGCATTGACAAGCTCCGCCACAGTTTACACAGTTGGGGACACCTCCGGCTGGGACATAAGCACTAACCTCAATTCATGGCCCAACGACAAGAAATTCAAAGTCGGCGATGCGCTAT CGTTTCAGTACTCATCATCTAACAGTGTGAGTCAAGTGACCAAAGAAAGTTTTGATGTTTGCAACACAACAAAAGTTATAAAGAAATATACAGGAGGAAACACAACAGTTACATTGACAAAACCTGGTGACTGGTACTTTGTGAGTGGGAGCAAGCTGTATTGTTTGGGAGGGATGAAGCTCGTAGTAGAAGTAGAAAACAACCAGGCTTATGCGCCGGCCGGTGTGCCAGAGGCAGCAACTGGTTCCGGCCAAGGGGATCTTCCAAACCCTACTACTAAGAGCAACACTCCCACCTCATCTGCTTTTATCAACTGTGGACCTAATGCCTTTGTGCTGGCCATCTTTGGTCTTATTGCTGTCACGCTATATATGGATGTGACTTTTGGAGATTTTGTATTTGTGATGAAATTATATTGA